Part of the Lichenicola cladoniae genome is shown below.
TGCTAGGGATGAAGCACAAACATAAACCCATATACCGGAGCGTCCTCAGCATGAGCATGATCTCGATGTGCTTCCTTGATTGGCTCCGCGTGCCGACCTGTCCAGCCTGATACGCATCGTCAACTTGGTCGAGCCAGACGAAGTCTACAACCCGGCCGCTCGGAGGTTCGTCGCCGCCTCCTGGCAGCAGCCGCTGCTGACCGGCCTGGCGACCGGCATCGGCGCTGCCAACCTGCTCGAAGCCGTGCGGATCGCCCGGCCCCAGGCCCGCTTCTACCAGGCCTCCTCGTCGGAGATGTATGGCCTGATCCAGGAAAAGGTGCAGAGCGAGCGCACGCCGTTCTATCCGCGCTCGCCCTATGCCGTCGCCAAGCTCCACGCGCACGGGATGATTGTGAACTACCGCGAGAGCTCCGGCCTGCACGCCTCGTCGGGCATCCTGTTCAACCATGAGAGCCCGCTGCGCGGCATCGAGTTCGTGACCCGCAAGGTCACCGACGGCGTGGCACGCATCAAGCTCGGGCTGGCCACGCAGTTGCCGCTCGGCAACCTCGATGCCATCCGCGACTGGCGCCATGCGCGCGACACCTTGGAAGCCATGTGGCTGATGCTGCAGCAGGACGTCGCCGACGACTACGTGGTCGCCACCGGCCGCACCACCTCGATCCGGCCGGCGGAAGTGGACGTGCTGCTGGGCGATGCCTCTAAGGCCAAGGAAAAGTTCGGCTGGCAGGCACCACCACCCTGCGAGAAATGATCGCCGTGATGGTCGAGGTGGGTCTTGCCGTCACCGGGAGCGCAGGGGTGCGCCCACGCTGCCCAGGCTAGCAGAAAGCGCATCGGCGCTCTGAACGAATGGCCGTTGCCGCGGTGGTGTCTACCTCGCCTAGGTTTAGACAAGATAAAAAAGGACCTGTTCGTGCACCGTTGATCGCGAACAGGTCCCCGTCGATCTTTCAGCTACTTCGCAATGAACACCGATGCATCGTGGGTCGCAACCGATGTGCGTAGCTTGCTTTCCATGCTATCCGAGATGCCGAGTGCCACAACAGAACGGTCGGTTCCGGCGTTCA
Proteins encoded:
- a CDS encoding GDP-mannose 4,6-dehydratase, whose protein sequence is MAPRADLSSLIRIVNLVEPDEVYNPAARRFVAASWQQPLLTGLATGIGAANLLEAVRIARPQARFYQASSSEMYGLIQEKVQSERTPFYPRSPYAVAKLHAHGMIVNYRESSGLHASSGILFNHESPLRGIEFVTRKVTDGVARIKLGLATQLPLGNLDAIRDWRHARDTLEAMWLMLQQDVADDYVVATGRTTSIRPAEVDVLLGDASKAKEKFGWQAPPPCEK